One genomic segment of Virgibacillus doumboii includes these proteins:
- a CDS encoding Dps family protein has protein sequence MDNQKLINFLNQLLSNYFVMYVKLHRYHWFIQGKHFFQLHEVFEEMYTTFAADLDDIAERVLMIDGKPLATMIKYIKEATLEEATADDKEDEIIRQLITDYKQMISEIKEEGIPEASERNDEPTVDLLVTLQGKLEKYIWMLHAYRAYE, from the coding sequence ATGGATAATCAAAAATTGATCAATTTTTTAAATCAGTTATTATCCAATTATTTTGTGATGTATGTAAAACTTCATCGCTATCATTGGTTTATACAGGGAAAACATTTTTTTCAGCTGCACGAGGTATTTGAAGAAATGTACACAACATTTGCGGCTGATCTTGACGATATTGCCGAGAGAGTTTTGATGATAGATGGAAAACCGCTGGCAACGATGATTAAATATATAAAGGAAGCAACATTGGAGGAAGCAACTGCAGATGATAAGGAAGACGAAATCATCAGACAGTTAATCACTGATTACAAACAAATGATAAGTGAGATAAAGGAAGAGGGAATTCCGGAAGCATCCGAACGAAATGACGAACCGACAGTTGACCTGCTTGTTACATTACAAGGTAAGCTGGAAAAATATATTTGGATGCTCCATGCGTATCGTGCGTATGAATAA
- the mutL gene encoding DNA mismatch repair endonuclease MutL, with the protein MTIFQMPDALANKIAAGEVVERPASVVKELIENSIDANSTWIKVELLEAGLQKIKITDNGDGMSEEDCERAFLRHATSKIKSETDLFHVKTLGFRGEALASIAAVSRLSVKTSQGDQAGTLLDMEGGTIKSKAKSDARKGSEIVVEDLFFNTPARLKYMKTIHTELGHITDLLNRLALSHPGIRFEATHNGKPLFKTAGSDELLQVIGQVYGMSVARKMLPIKHETLDFSIEGYIAKPEVTRASRNYISTMINGRFIKSIPLSKAIVRGYHTLLPIGRQPIVVLSITMDPILVDVNVHPTKLEVRFSKEKELFTAIEAAIRDAFRKTTLIPEMEQKKPEQKKQSFQNTMIFDEPKQETISWPDEQQINENTPEIGETRTIQERKQISTDSFQNPIIDKPYSDSVETSASDSGNSTEQSGEGQRVPVMYPIGQLHGTYILAQNENGFYMIDQHAAQERIKFERFRKKLGQTTNEVQELLIPLTFDFSKQESIFIEHHLEDLAKVGLFFERFGNQTYIIRSHPSWFPNGFEEEIIREMIDQIMRDEEVDIQSIREDAAALMSCKRSIKANHHLNQDDMFRLLEDLRTTTDPFTCPHGRPVIIHFSSYELEKMFKRVM; encoded by the coding sequence ATGACGATATTCCAAATGCCTGATGCGCTTGCAAATAAAATAGCTGCCGGGGAAGTGGTAGAACGACCCGCTTCTGTTGTTAAAGAGTTGATTGAAAACAGTATTGACGCCAACAGTACGTGGATAAAAGTTGAGCTCCTGGAGGCAGGTTTACAAAAAATCAAGATAACGGATAATGGCGATGGGATGTCTGAAGAAGACTGCGAAAGAGCTTTTTTACGTCATGCAACAAGTAAGATTAAAAGCGAAACCGATTTGTTTCATGTAAAAACACTCGGTTTCCGTGGTGAAGCATTAGCAAGTATTGCAGCTGTCAGCAGGTTATCTGTAAAAACATCACAAGGCGATCAAGCTGGAACACTTCTGGATATGGAAGGTGGAACCATAAAAAGCAAAGCGAAGAGCGATGCCCGTAAAGGTTCTGAGATAGTTGTTGAGGATTTGTTTTTTAACACCCCGGCACGTCTCAAATATATGAAAACCATCCATACAGAGCTCGGACATATTACAGATTTATTAAACCGTCTGGCACTGTCACATCCAGGGATTCGTTTTGAAGCAACACATAATGGAAAACCGCTGTTCAAAACAGCAGGTTCAGATGAATTACTTCAGGTAATTGGTCAAGTGTACGGAATGAGCGTTGCCAGAAAAATGCTGCCTATCAAACACGAAACACTGGATTTTTCGATAGAAGGATATATTGCCAAGCCGGAAGTAACCAGGGCATCACGCAATTATATTTCAACGATGATTAATGGACGTTTTATTAAAAGTATCCCACTGTCAAAAGCTATCGTAAGAGGATACCATACACTGCTTCCAATCGGACGTCAGCCAATTGTTGTTCTTTCAATAACAATGGATCCAATTTTAGTAGATGTGAATGTTCACCCAACCAAACTGGAAGTCCGGTTCAGTAAAGAAAAGGAATTATTTACTGCAATTGAAGCAGCCATTCGTGACGCATTCAGAAAAACAACTTTGATACCGGAAATGGAGCAAAAAAAACCGGAACAAAAGAAGCAATCATTTCAAAACACAATGATATTTGATGAACCAAAGCAGGAGACAATATCATGGCCGGATGAACAGCAAATAAACGAAAATACCCCGGAAATAGGTGAAACCAGGACTATTCAGGAAAGAAAACAAATTTCAACGGACAGTTTTCAGAATCCAATAATTGATAAACCGTATTCTGATTCGGTTGAAACTTCTGCCAGCGATTCTGGTAATTCAACCGAACAGTCCGGAGAAGGTCAACGGGTGCCTGTTATGTATCCGATTGGCCAGCTTCACGGTACTTACATTCTGGCGCAAAACGAAAACGGGTTTTATATGATTGATCAGCATGCTGCCCAAGAACGCATCAAGTTTGAACGGTTTAGAAAGAAATTGGGACAGACTACGAATGAAGTACAGGAGTTATTAATTCCTTTAACATTTGATTTTTCTAAACAGGAATCCATTTTTATTGAACATCATTTAGAGGACCTTGCCAAAGTCGGGCTGTTTTTTGAAAGATTCGGCAATCAGACGTATATCATCCGTTCACATCCCAGTTGGTTTCCCAACGGTTTCGAAGAAGAGATTATCCGTGAAATGATTGATCAGATTATGCGGGATGAGGAAGTTGATATCCAATCCATCAGGGAAGATGCTGCCGCTCTTATGTCGTGCAAGCGTTCCATAAAAGCGAATCATCATTTGAACCAGGATGATATGTTCCGGCTGCTGGAAGATTTGCGGACAACAACGGACCCATTCACATGTCCGCACGGCAGACCAGTAATTATTCACTTTTCTTCATATGAGCTTGAAAAAATGTTTAAACGGGTAATGTAA
- the mutS gene encoding DNA mismatch repair protein MutS: MAKYTPMMEQYLKIKADHKDAFLFFRLGDFYEMFFDDATNAARELEITLTKRDGGQKDPIPMCGVPYHSAKNYIKKLIDKGYKVAICEQIEDPKEAKGVVKREVVQLITPGTVMESNMLNEGNNNYIVSLSHFPDGSFVVVYSDLSIGENRIALITNGWEAVIHELYNQPTKEIVISSDLDEKLQNELSEKLHVTLSFQDETNFHAEYRSLCDELNDERLVKAFSRLLNYIQHTQKRSLDHLQPAKVIELEHYLSLDMYSKRNLELTETIMKKGKHGSLLWVLDKTVTAMGSRALKKWLERPLLNKVEINKRHDIVDGFYQGFMERDLLRETLKSVYDLERLAGRISFGNVNARDLIQLKQSLEKLPEVSATLKQFNHKQITELSDKLVFPDHLVSLLNSSLVDDPPVSIKEGLIIKDGYNNKLDTYREASRNGKQWIAELEQKEKQETNIKSLKIGYNRVFGYYIEVTKANLHLLPEDKYERKQTLANAERYITPELKEKEDLILEAEEKSVDLEYRLFIEIRDQIKQHIPEIQHLADIVSTIDVLQAFATVSEANNYVRPRFVNDTVTIKNGRHPVVEQVMKDNEFVPNDVFLDNNTNVLLITGPNMSGKSTYMRQLALTVIMGQIGCFVPCDEADLVLFDQIFTRIGAADDLVSGQSTFMVEMLEANHAVSNATENSLILLDEIGRGTSTYDGMALAQSIVEYIHENIHAKTLFSTHYHELTALENTLDKLKNIHVRAEEYEGNVVFLHQIKDGAADESYGIQVAKLAGLPVSLIDRASSILQQLENSDESVQVESDQLSFFVEENKPAKTFDSKVINDLKNMNLFDMTPLDAMNELHRLQKEAKK, translated from the coding sequence ATGGCAAAATACACACCAATGATGGAGCAGTATTTAAAAATCAAAGCAGACCACAAAGATGCCTTTTTGTTTTTTCGATTAGGCGATTTTTACGAAATGTTTTTCGATGACGCGACAAATGCTGCCAGGGAATTGGAAATTACGCTTACAAAACGTGACGGTGGACAAAAGGATCCAATTCCAATGTGTGGTGTTCCATATCATTCGGCAAAAAATTACATAAAAAAATTGATTGATAAAGGTTATAAAGTTGCTATTTGTGAACAGATTGAAGACCCCAAGGAAGCAAAAGGTGTTGTCAAACGAGAAGTTGTGCAATTAATTACACCTGGTACAGTAATGGAAAGCAATATGCTTAATGAAGGTAATAATAACTATATTGTAAGTCTTTCTCATTTTCCTGATGGTTCTTTTGTAGTTGTTTATAGCGATTTATCCATAGGTGAAAACAGGATAGCGCTAATTACTAACGGTTGGGAAGCGGTTATTCATGAATTGTATAACCAGCCAACCAAAGAAATTGTTATCTCATCGGACCTTGATGAGAAACTGCAAAATGAGTTGAGCGAAAAACTCCATGTAACACTGTCCTTTCAGGATGAGACCAATTTTCATGCTGAATATCGCAGCCTTTGTGATGAATTGAATGATGAGCGTCTCGTAAAGGCGTTCAGCCGACTGCTCAACTATATTCAACATACTCAGAAACGCTCACTCGACCATCTGCAGCCGGCTAAAGTTATTGAACTGGAACACTATTTATCGCTTGATATGTACTCAAAACGAAACCTTGAATTAACGGAAACAATCATGAAAAAGGGTAAACATGGAAGTCTTTTATGGGTTCTTGATAAAACAGTAACTGCAATGGGCTCAAGAGCGTTAAAAAAATGGCTTGAACGTCCCTTGTTAAACAAAGTGGAAATTAACAAACGCCATGACATTGTAGATGGTTTTTATCAAGGATTTATGGAACGGGATCTATTGCGCGAAACACTGAAATCTGTTTATGATCTTGAACGGCTTGCAGGACGAATTTCATTTGGAAATGTTAATGCACGTGATCTCATTCAATTAAAGCAATCACTTGAAAAATTACCGGAAGTCAGTGCTACATTAAAACAGTTTAACCATAAACAGATAACCGAACTGAGTGATAAATTGGTATTCCCTGATCATTTGGTATCATTGCTTAACTCCAGTTTAGTAGATGATCCGCCGGTTTCGATTAAAGAGGGTTTAATTATTAAGGATGGCTATAATAATAAGCTTGATACATACCGGGAAGCATCGCGCAATGGTAAACAATGGATTGCGGAATTGGAACAAAAAGAAAAGCAGGAAACGAATATTAAATCATTGAAAATAGGATATAATCGGGTGTTTGGTTATTATATTGAAGTGACCAAAGCCAATTTACACCTTCTGCCGGAGGATAAATATGAGCGGAAACAAACACTGGCAAATGCTGAACGCTACATTACACCTGAACTTAAGGAAAAAGAAGATCTTATACTGGAAGCGGAAGAGAAAAGTGTTGACCTGGAATATCGTTTGTTCATCGAAATCCGTGATCAAATAAAACAACATATTCCTGAAATACAGCATTTAGCTGACATCGTAAGTACGATTGATGTACTTCAGGCCTTTGCTACAGTGAGTGAGGCGAACAATTATGTACGGCCGCGATTTGTCAACGATACAGTTACTATTAAGAACGGACGTCATCCGGTGGTCGAGCAGGTAATGAAAGATAATGAGTTTGTTCCAAATGATGTTTTTTTGGATAATAACACCAATGTCCTTCTCATAACCGGTCCGAATATGTCGGGAAAGAGTACATATATGCGTCAACTGGCATTAACTGTGATAATGGGACAAATTGGCTGTTTTGTTCCTTGTGATGAAGCTGATCTTGTACTATTTGATCAAATATTTACACGTATTGGTGCTGCTGATGATCTGGTGTCAGGTCAAAGTACTTTCATGGTTGAAATGCTTGAAGCCAACCACGCTGTCTCAAATGCTACGGAAAACAGTTTAATTTTACTTGACGAAATAGGACGGGGTACAAGTACGTACGACGGTATGGCATTGGCACAATCCATTGTTGAATACATTCATGAAAATATACATGCAAAGACCCTTTTTTCTACGCATTACCATGAGCTTACTGCACTTGAAAATACGTTGGATAAATTAAAGAATATCCATGTTCGTGCCGAGGAGTATGAAGGTAACGTTGTTTTCCTGCATCAAATTAAAGATGGCGCAGCGGATGAAAGCTATGGAATCCAAGTTGCCAAACTGGCTGGTCTCCCAGTATCGCTCATTGATCGTGCCAGCTCTATTTTACAGCAGCTGGAAAATAGCGATGAGTCTGTGCAGGTTGAATCAGATCAGTTATCATTTTTTGTTGAAGAAAACAAACCAGCTAAAACTTTTGATAGCAAAGTAATTAATGATTTAAAAAATATGAATCTATTTGATATGACACCACTTGATGCAATGAATGAGTTGCATCGATTACAAAAAGAGGCTAAAAAGTAG
- the cotE gene encoding outer spore coat protein CotE has product MTFLDQEYREIITKAVCGKGRKFTQATHNISPSHRPTSILGCWVINHLYNAKKKSEDTVEINGSYDINIWYSYNDNTKTEVVTERVTYCDYIPLSVKDDNCLNDDYDVIAKVIQQPNCLECEISNQGHKIAVEVEREFVVQIIGETKVYARVDPRGHKFDDDDDWDFNITDDELSDVRPDFVNDNRKD; this is encoded by the coding sequence ATGACTTTTCTTGATCAAGAATATAGAGAAATCATTACGAAAGCTGTTTGTGGTAAGGGCAGAAAGTTTACGCAGGCGACTCATAATATCTCACCATCACATAGACCTACAAGCATTCTTGGCTGCTGGGTAATAAATCATCTGTATAATGCCAAGAAAAAATCGGAAGACACTGTAGAAATTAATGGCAGTTATGACATTAACATCTGGTACTCCTACAATGACAATACCAAAACAGAGGTGGTTACCGAGCGAGTGACATATTGTGATTATATTCCGCTTTCGGTTAAGGATGATAACTGCCTGAACGATGATTATGATGTGATCGCTAAAGTAATTCAACAACCTAACTGTCTGGAATGTGAAATTTCCAACCAGGGACACAAAATAGCTGTAGAAGTCGAACGTGAATTTGTTGTTCAGATTATCGGGGAAACAAAAGTCTATGCAAGAGTAGATCCTAGAGGTCATAAATTTGATGATGACGATGATTGGGATTTTAATATTACCGATGATGAGTTGAGTGATGTGAGGCCCGATTTTGTTAACGATAATAGGAAGGATTAA
- a CDS encoding RicAFT regulatory complex protein RicA family protein → MAEYTRKQVLDEARNLAKMMASTEEIDRFKQVEAKINDNKKVQNLINKIKTLQKQAVNFQAYGKTEALKKVEEEIDRLQAEIDEIPVVQEFKESQIVVNDVLQLVSGTIAREVTNNVITTTGGDLLTGETGSKANNGSACSH, encoded by the coding sequence ATGGCTGAATATACTCGTAAACAGGTTCTGGATGAAGCAAGGAATCTGGCGAAAATGATGGCTAGTACGGAAGAAATCGATCGCTTCAAACAAGTCGAAGCGAAAATTAATGATAATAAAAAAGTACAGAACCTGATAAATAAAATTAAAACGCTGCAGAAGCAAGCAGTTAATTTTCAAGCTTATGGTAAAACAGAAGCATTGAAAAAAGTGGAAGAAGAAATTGACCGTTTGCAGGCAGAGATTGATGAAATTCCTGTCGTCCAGGAATTTAAGGAATCACAAATTGTGGTTAACGATGTACTGCAACTGGTTTCCGGAACGATTGCGCGCGAAGTGACAAACAATGTAATTACAACAACAGGCGGCGATCTTCTAACGGGAGAAACCGGATCAAAAGCTAATAACGGTTCAGCATGCAGTCATTAA
- the miaB gene encoding tRNA (N6-isopentenyl adenosine(37)-C2)-methylthiotransferase MiaB: MNEQQRKEQSQIKQAENPADVKSDADNMTRLQNTSSDDLIAKYFETTYEPPNLNKARKRGRDDVEVHYDFGIPEDMEGIGEGKKFLIRTYGCQMNEHDTEVMAGILSEMGYETTNDTNEADIILLNTCAIRENAENKVFGEIGHLKALKREKPDLILGVCGCMSQEEKVVNRIMKKHTQVDLIFGTHNIHRLPQLVKEAMFGKEKVVEVWSKEGDIIENLPKARKGKIKAWVNIMYGCDKFCTYCIVPMTRGKERSRRPEDIIQEVRHLTAQGYKEITLLGQNVNAYGKDFEDQTYGLGDLMDDLHKIDIPRIRFTTSHPRDFDDRLIEVLAQGGNLLDHIHLPVQSGSSEVLKKMNRKYTREDYLELVRKIRKAMPNATLTTDIIVGFPNETEEQFEETMTLVEEVGFEAAYTFIYSPREGTPAARKKDDVPEEVKKQRLYRLNELVNKQSKESMKTYQDSVVKVLVEGESKKDPDVLAGYTERNKLVNFKAPRSAIGKIVEVKITEAKTWSLNGIMVENTVEVN, translated from the coding sequence ATGAACGAGCAGCAGCGAAAGGAGCAATCGCAAATTAAGCAGGCCGAAAATCCGGCGGACGTAAAATCCGATGCGGATAACATGACACGGCTGCAAAATACGTCCAGCGATGATTTGATTGCCAAGTATTTTGAAACCACATATGAACCGCCGAATCTTAATAAAGCAAGAAAGCGTGGCCGGGATGATGTGGAAGTCCACTATGATTTTGGCATTCCGGAAGATATGGAAGGTATCGGGGAGGGCAAAAAATTCCTGATTCGTACATACGGCTGTCAGATGAACGAACATGATACCGAAGTTATGGCCGGAATCTTGTCCGAAATGGGCTATGAAACAACAAATGATACAAACGAAGCAGACATTATTCTGTTAAATACATGTGCGATCCGGGAAAACGCAGAAAATAAGGTATTCGGTGAAATCGGACATTTAAAAGCTCTTAAACGGGAAAAACCGGATCTGATCCTTGGCGTGTGCGGCTGTATGTCACAAGAGGAAAAGGTCGTCAATCGCATCATGAAAAAACACACGCAAGTGGATCTGATTTTCGGGACGCATAACATTCACCGTTTGCCACAACTTGTTAAAGAAGCGATGTTCGGCAAGGAAAAAGTAGTGGAAGTGTGGTCCAAGGAAGGTGATATTATTGAAAATCTTCCAAAAGCACGTAAAGGGAAAATCAAAGCCTGGGTTAACATTATGTACGGCTGTGACAAATTCTGCACATATTGTATCGTACCAATGACCCGCGGGAAAGAACGGAGCCGTCGTCCGGAAGACATTATTCAGGAAGTTCGCCATTTAACTGCACAGGGTTATAAGGAAATCACACTGCTTGGTCAGAATGTTAATGCATACGGAAAAGACTTTGAGGATCAAACATATGGTCTTGGTGACTTAATGGATGACCTTCATAAAATTGATATTCCCAGAATCCGTTTTACAACATCACACCCGAGAGATTTTGACGACCGTTTGATCGAAGTGCTTGCACAAGGCGGTAACCTGCTTGATCACATTCATCTGCCAGTACAGTCAGGAAGCAGTGAGGTTCTTAAGAAAATGAACCGCAAATACACCCGTGAAGACTATCTTGAACTGGTGCGTAAAATTCGTAAAGCAATGCCGAATGCGACACTGACAACCGATATTATCGTCGGGTTTCCGAACGAAACAGAAGAACAATTCGAGGAAACGATGACACTTGTTGAAGAAGTAGGGTTTGAAGCAGCTTACACGTTTATTTATTCACCTCGGGAAGGTACACCGGCAGCAAGGAAAAAGGACGATGTACCAGAGGAAGTAAAAAAACAACGTCTGTATCGTTTAAATGAACTTGTCAATAAACAGTCCAAAGAATCCATGAAAACGTACCAGGATAGCGTAGTCAAGGTATTAGTTGAAGGTGAAAGTAAAAAGGACCCGGATGTACTTGCCGGTTATACAGAAAGAAACAAATTAGTAAACTTTAAGGCTCCACGATCAGCAATCGGAAAAATTGTTGAAGTGAAAATCACTGAAGCTAAAACATGGTCATTAAATGGTATAATGGTAGAAAATACAGTAGAGGTGAATTAA
- a CDS encoding IS1634 family transposase, translating to MRIKKSVSKNSVSYSVIENVRDINGKSTTKVIEALGNEQEIRERHPGVDPEEWARAYAKKLTEEKKLKAETIIIKHHPKKSILKGEKRSFNVGYLFIKSIYHQLKLDKICKDISDRHNFTYDLNKILALLIYMRVIHPTSKKGTLERADDLLEPHSVETQHIYRTLDILAEESDTIEKTVYKNSTAIVERKTELLYYDCTNFYFEIEEEDGLKQYGMSKENRPNPIVQMGLFMDGSGLPLAFVINSGNQNEQPTLKPLEKRILKDFHLSKFVVCTDAGLSSHENRLYNSMNKRAFVTTQSIKKLKKHLKEWALDPSGWEMVDSDQKATTKKRKQTINLNDLDLEKDKQVYHKERWINENGLEQKLIVTFSPKHKRYQAGIREKQIDRALKKVDNPSRMEKKRANSPDRFIQSTHVTEDGEIAGKSEYTINSALVDEEAKFDGFYGVCTNLESTPGEIVKINQRRWEIEETFRILKSEMRTRPVFLQKDERIKAHFLVCFLSLLTYRLIEKKIDESATCFEIIQTLREMRVLKATNEGYIPTYTRTDLTDKLHDAFGFRTDTEIVPIQKMKKILKEVKKHK from the coding sequence ATGCGTATTAAAAAAAGTGTATCCAAGAATTCTGTCTCCTATTCCGTTATTGAAAATGTTAGAGATATCAATGGGAAATCAACTACAAAAGTCATTGAAGCGTTAGGGAATGAACAGGAAATCCGTGAAAGGCATCCAGGTGTTGACCCTGAAGAATGGGCACGTGCCTATGCGAAGAAATTAACAGAAGAAAAAAAGTTGAAAGCAGAAACAATCATCATCAAGCACCATCCAAAAAAGTCGATACTAAAAGGAGAAAAACGGTCTTTTAATGTCGGTTATCTTTTCATCAAATCAATCTACCATCAATTGAAATTAGATAAAATTTGTAAAGATATTTCCGACAGACACAACTTTACATACGATTTAAACAAGATTCTAGCTCTCCTAATATATATGCGGGTTATTCATCCAACTTCAAAAAAAGGAACCCTAGAGCGGGCAGATGATTTATTGGAGCCTCATTCGGTAGAAACACAGCATATATACCGAACATTAGATATCTTAGCTGAGGAATCTGATACGATTGAAAAGACGGTATACAAAAATAGCACAGCCATCGTTGAACGAAAGACTGAGCTCCTTTACTATGACTGTACAAATTTCTATTTCGAGATTGAAGAAGAGGATGGGCTGAAACAATATGGGATGTCTAAAGAAAACCGCCCGAATCCAATTGTTCAAATGGGATTATTCATGGATGGGAGTGGTCTTCCACTCGCCTTTGTAATCAATTCCGGGAATCAAAATGAGCAGCCAACATTAAAGCCTCTGGAGAAAAGGATCTTGAAAGATTTTCATCTATCTAAATTTGTCGTCTGCACAGATGCCGGGCTTTCTTCCCATGAAAACCGATTGTACAATTCCATGAATAAACGAGCTTTTGTCACCACACAATCCATCAAAAAATTAAAAAAGCATTTGAAAGAGTGGGCTCTGGATCCTTCGGGATGGGAGATGGTAGATTCCGATCAGAAAGCGACCACCAAGAAGAGAAAACAAACAATCAATCTAAATGATCTTGATTTAGAAAAAGATAAGCAAGTATACCATAAAGAACGCTGGATTAATGAAAATGGATTAGAACAAAAATTGATTGTCACCTTTTCGCCGAAACATAAACGCTATCAAGCTGGTATTCGTGAAAAGCAAATAGATCGTGCACTGAAAAAGGTAGATAATCCTTCTCGGATGGAGAAAAAGCGAGCAAACTCACCAGATCGTTTTATACAGTCCACGCATGTCACAGAAGATGGCGAGATTGCTGGAAAGAGTGAGTACACCATTAATTCAGCACTCGTTGATGAAGAAGCGAAATTTGATGGTTTTTATGGTGTGTGTACCAACCTGGAAAGCACGCCGGGGGAAATCGTTAAAATCAACCAGCGACGCTGGGAGATTGAAGAGACCTTTCGTATTTTAAAAAGTGAAATGCGAACGCGTCCGGTCTTCCTTCAAAAAGACGAGCGTATCAAGGCACACTTCTTAGTATGCTTTCTGTCCCTATTGACCTATCGCCTAATTGAAAAGAAAATTGATGAGTCAGCTACCTGTTTTGAAATCATTCAAACGTTACGGGAAATGCGTGTGTTGAAAGCTACAAACGAAGGTTACATTCCTACTTATACCAGAACAGATCTAACAGACAAATTGCACGATGCTTTCGGATTTCGAACAGACACGGAAATCGTGCCAATACAAAAAATGAAAAAAATTTTAAAAGAAGTAAAAAAACATAAATAG
- a CDS encoding stage V sporulation protein S yields MEVLKVSAKSNPNSVAGALANVLRERGSAEIQAIGAGALNQAVKAVAIARGFVAPSGVDLICIPAFTDIMIDDEERTAIKLIVEPR; encoded by the coding sequence ATGGAAGTATTAAAGGTTTCAGCAAAATCAAATCCAAATTCAGTAGCAGGTGCACTCGCGAATGTGTTAAGAGAACGGGGTTCAGCGGAGATTCAGGCTATTGGAGCCGGTGCATTAAATCAGGCTGTGAAAGCAGTAGCTATCGCAAGGGGATTTGTAGCACCAAGCGGGGTTGATTTAATATGTATTCCGGCATTTACCGATATTATGATTGATGATGAAGAACGTACTGCGATTAAGTTAATTGTAGAACCGAGATAA
- a CDS encoding TIGR00282 family metallophosphoesterase: protein MKILFIGDVAGSPGRDMVQEYLPKLKEKYRPHMTIINGENAASGKGITEKIYKQFLEWGTQTITMGNHTWDKKDIFEFIDDAKNMIRPANFPEGTPGKGITFTNVNGTEVAVINVQGRTFLPAIDDPFRKMDELIEESKKRTNIIFVDFHAEATSEKQAMGWYLDGRVSAVVGTHTHTQTADERILPNGTAYITDVGMTGPYDSILGMEKEAVLKKFLTSLPVRFEIDKKGRKQLNGFLVTIDNNSGKATNAERILINDDHPFFS from the coding sequence ATGAAAATTTTATTTATTGGTGATGTTGCCGGGTCTCCGGGAAGAGATATGGTTCAGGAATATTTACCAAAATTAAAAGAAAAATATCGTCCCCATATGACGATAATAAATGGCGAAAATGCTGCTTCTGGAAAGGGTATTACCGAGAAGATTTACAAACAATTTCTTGAATGGGGCACCCAGACAATTACAATGGGAAACCATACCTGGGACAAAAAAGATATTTTTGAATTTATCGATGATGCCAAAAATATGATACGACCGGCTAATTTTCCGGAAGGTACGCCGGGAAAAGGAATTACTTTTACTAATGTAAACGGGACAGAAGTAGCTGTTATTAATGTTCAGGGACGTACTTTCCTGCCGGCAATAGATGACCCTTTCCGTAAGATGGATGAACTTATTGAAGAGTCCAAAAAACGAACAAATATTATTTTTGTGGACTTCCATGCAGAGGCAACAAGTGAAAAACAGGCGATGGGCTGGTACCTGGATGGCAGAGTCAGTGCGGTGGTAGGGACTCATACACATACACAAACCGCTGATGAACGCATATTGCCCAATGGGACGGCATATATAACTGATGTAGGAATGACCGGACCTTACGACTCTATTCTGGGAATGGAAAAAGAAGCAGTACTGAAAAAGTTTCTCACAAGTTTACCTGTCCGTTTTGAAATTGATAAAAAGGGAAGAAAACAATTAAATGGTTTTTTGGTGACAATTGATAATAATTCAGGAAAGGCAACCAATGCTGAACGAATTTTAATCAATGACGATCATCCATTCTTTAGCTGA